A single region of the Massilia sp. erpn genome encodes:
- a CDS encoding DUF3147 family protein: MAWLIVKYLITSMVVVAVSECAKRSDRLGGLLAALPLVTLLALVWLYVEKQPAEKIANHAWYTFWYVVPTLPMFLVFPWLLPRLGFWPTLLACVLLTMVCFAVFAWVVKRFGIDLL, from the coding sequence ATGGCGTGGTTGATCGTTAAATACCTGATAACTTCGATGGTGGTGGTGGCGGTGTCCGAATGCGCCAAGCGCAGCGACCGGCTGGGCGGGCTGCTGGCGGCGCTGCCGCTGGTGACGCTGCTGGCGCTGGTCTGGCTGTATGTGGAAAAGCAGCCGGCCGAGAAGATTGCCAACCACGCCTGGTATACCTTCTGGTACGTGGTGCCGACCTTGCCGATGTTCCTGGTCTTTCCCTGGCTGCTGCCGCGCCTGGGTTTCTGGCCGACCCTGCTCGCCTGCGTGCTGCTGACCATGGTCTGCTTCGCCGTGTTTGCCTGGGTGGTGAAGCGCTTCGGCATCGACTTGCTGTAA
- a CDS encoding sulfate ABC transporter substrate-binding protein, producing MQTAKNAFSRKRRQITTLLAATALALPLGASAADPTLLNVSYDVTRELFKDINPAFIADYKKHTGETLTVNQSHGGSSKQARSVADGLEASVVTMNQANDIDLLADRGLVVADWSKKFPHGAAPFYSTVVYLVRKGNPKAIKDWNDLAKPGVQVIIPNPKTSGNGRYTYLAAWGSVLKKGGTEAQARELVGKIFKNVPILDTGGRAATTTFTQRQIGDVLMTFENEVQLVRGEFGDNFEVVYPSTSILAESPVAVVDKVVDRRNLRKQATAYLNFLYSDAGQEIIAKHFLRPRSEAVAKKYAASFKPITLLSVDEVFGGWRAAQKKHFDDGGEFDKIYGSK from the coding sequence ATGCAAACAGCAAAAAACGCATTTAGCCGCAAACGCCGTCAAATCACTACCCTCCTCGCCGCCACCGCTCTGGCCCTGCCCCTGGGCGCCAGCGCCGCCGATCCCACCCTGCTCAACGTCTCCTATGACGTGACGCGCGAACTGTTCAAAGACATCAACCCCGCCTTCATCGCCGACTACAAGAAGCACACGGGCGAAACGCTGACGGTCAACCAGTCGCATGGCGGCTCCTCCAAGCAGGCGCGCTCCGTGGCCGACGGCCTGGAAGCGTCGGTGGTGACGATGAACCAGGCCAACGATATCGACCTGCTGGCCGACCGCGGCCTGGTGGTGGCCGACTGGAGCAAGAAATTCCCGCACGGCGCGGCACCGTTCTACTCGACCGTCGTATATCTGGTGCGCAAGGGCAATCCGAAAGCCATCAAGGACTGGAACGACCTGGCCAAGCCCGGCGTGCAGGTGATCATCCCCAATCCCAAAACCTCGGGCAACGGCCGCTACACCTATCTGGCGGCCTGGGGCTCGGTGCTGAAAAAAGGCGGCACCGAAGCCCAGGCGCGCGAGCTGGTCGGCAAGATCTTCAAGAACGTGCCGATCCTCGACACCGGCGGCCGCGCCGCCACCACCACCTTCACCCAGCGCCAGATCGGCGACGTGCTGATGACTTTCGAAAACGAGGTGCAGCTGGTGCGTGGCGAGTTCGGCGACAATTTCGAAGTCGTCTACCCCTCCACCTCGATCCTGGCCGAATCGCCGGTGGCCGTGGTCGACAAGGTGGTCGACCGCCGCAATCTGCGCAAGCAAGCCACGGCTTACCTGAACTTCCTGTACAGCGACGCCGGCCAGGAGATCATCGCCAAGCATTTCCTGCGTCCTCGCTCGGAAGCGGTAGCCAAGAAATACGCGGCCAGCTTCAAGCCCATCACCCTGCTCAGTGTGGATGAGGTCTTCGGCGGCTGGCGCGCGGCCCAGAAGAAGCACTTTGACGACGGCGGCGAGTTCGACAAGATTTACGGCAGCAAATAA